A single Eubalaena glacialis isolate mEubGla1 chromosome 18, mEubGla1.1.hap2.+ XY, whole genome shotgun sequence DNA region contains:
- the NUTF2 gene encoding nuclear transport factor 2 yields MGDKPIWEQIGSSFIQHYYQLFDNDRTQLGAIYIDASCLTWEGQQFQGKAAIVEKLSSLPFQKIQHSITAQDHQPTPDSCIISMVVGQLKADEDPIMGFHQMFLLKNINDAWVCTNDMFRLALHNFG; encoded by the exons ATGGGAGACAAGCCAATTTGGGAGCAGATTGGATCCAGCTTCATTCAACATTACTACCAGTTATTTGATAACGACAGAACCCAACTAGGCGCAATTTAT ATTGACGCGTCATGCCTTACGTGGGAAGGACAGCAATTCCAGGGGAAAGCTGCCATTGTGGAGAAATTGTCT AGCCTTCCGTTCCAGAAAATCCAGCATAGCATCACGGCGCAGGACCATCAGCCCACGCCAGATAGCTGCATCATCAGCATGGTTGTGGGCCAGCTTAAG GCCGATGAAGACCCCATCATGGGGTTCCACCAGATGTTCCTATTAAAGAACATCAATGATGCTTGGGTTTGCACCAATGACATGTTCAGGCTTGCCCTGCACAACTTCGGCTGA